The sequence GTAGCGATGGAAGAAGGGCTGCGGTTTGCGATTCGCGAAGGCGGACGTACCGTGGGCGCCGGAGTTGTAACTAAAATCTTAGACTAAGGATCTGATCGTGGCAACACAACAGAAAATCAGAATCAAATTGAAGTCATACGATCATAACCTGATCGACAAATCAGCTGAAAAAATTATTCAGACTGTGAAATCTACTGGTGCGGTAGTTTCGGGACCCATCCCACTACCCACCCGTAAAAGCATCATCACGGTAAATAAATCCGTGTTTGTTGATAAAAAGTCA is a genomic window of Gracilimonas sp. containing:
- the rpsJ gene encoding 30S ribosomal protein S10, with amino-acid sequence MATQQKIRIKLKSYDHNLIDKSAEKIIQTVKSTGAVVSGPIPLPTRKSIITVNKSVFVDKKSREQFEYRSHKRLIDILSTGSQTVDALMKLELPSGVDVEIKV